The following DNA comes from Candidatus Methylacidiphilum fumarolicum.
TCTGTCACAATAAAACATTAGCTGCGCAGTTATATAGCGAATACAAACAGTTTTTCCCTGATGCTGCGGTGGAGTATTTTGTTTCCTATTTTGATTATTACCAACCGGAAGCCTATATTCCGAGCACTGATACATACATAGAAAAAGACTCGAGTGTGAATGTAGAAATAGAAAGACTTCGGCTTTCTGCAACCAACTCGCTGCTGACTCGTCGTGACGTCATTGTTGTTGCCAGCGTTTCCTGCATTTATGGCTTGGGTTCTCCAGAGGACTACGAAAGCTTATGTTGTCAAGTTGAAGTTGGCCAGAATCTCTCAAGAAACCAGTTTCTAGCTATGCTTATCGAGATGCTCTACGAAAGAAACGATGTGGAGTTAACCCGGGGAAAGTTTCGTGTCAGAGGGGATGTTGTCGAAATCTGCCATGTCTCTCCAGATAAGGGATTGAGAATCGAATTTTTTGCAGATCGAATCGATCGTATTACCGAATTCGAATTGCTTACAGGCCGAAGTGTGTGCCGGCTTCAAAAGGAGTTAATCTTTCCGGCAAGTCACTTTGTGACGACCTCTGAGAAATTAAGAAAAGCAATCCAGTCGATTCGAAAGGAACTTGATGAGCGCATCGCGGAGTTGGAGTCTAGAGGGAAGTTGCTTGAAGCCCAGCGATTGAGATTAAGAACGGAAAACGATCTAGAAATGCTTGAAGAACTTGGTTTTTGTAGCGGAATAGAAAATTACAGTAGACATTTAAGCGGACGAGCTCCAGGTTCTGCTCCCTACACCTTACTCGATTTTTTCCCTAAGGACTTTTTGACTGTCATAGACGAAAGCCATGCTACAATCCCACAAATTCAGGGGATGTATGAAGGGGATATGTCAAGGAAGAGAACGCTTGTGGAACACGGGTTTAGATTACCTTCTGCTTTAGACAACAGACCGCTATCGTTCACAGAATTTGAGCAAAAAATAGGTCAAGTGATTTATGTTTCAGCCACCCCAGGGGAGTATGAATTAAGAAAAACTGAAGGCAAAGTCATTGAACAGATCATCAGGCCTACCGGCTTGTTAGATCCCGAAGTGGAAGTTCGTCCCCTTGAGGGGCAAATAGACGACGTTATCAAAGAAAGTTATGATCGAATAAAGGATGGACAAAGGGTTCTTATATTAACGTTAACCAAGCAAACAGCCGAGGATTTAGCCGACTATCTAAGAGATCTTGGTTTTAAAGTTCGTTACCTTCATTCTGAACTTGATGCCATAGAACGAGTGGAAATATTACGTGGTCTAAGAGCTGGGGATTTTGATGTGCTGGTTGGAATAAATCTCTTAAGAGAAGGATTGGATTTGCCGGAAGTCTCACTGGTATGCATTCTAGATGCAGATAAGGAAGGTTATTTAAGGTCAGAGAAATCCTTAATTCAGATTGCTGGAAGAGCAGCCCGTCACGAAAATGGTAAAGTTATTCTTTATGCGGATGTCATGACCCAATCGATTCAAAAACTCATTTCTGTAACCCAATACCGTAGAAACAAGCAGCTTTTATACAACCAGGAACATGGAATCACCCCAAGAAGTGTAAAGGCTAAAGAGCTTGTCAGTCTGCATGGGCTGATTCGGTCAGAAGCCAAAGAACCTATCCATCTCAAAGGAATCGATCAGAATGCGGATTATATGGAAATGATCAAAGAATTGAGTGCAGCAATGGTTGAAGCCTCTGCTAGGCTTGAATTTGAAAAAGCTGCTCTTTATCGGGATCAAATTGAAGAACTTAAAAGGAGGTTGCAAAACGGTAAAGAAAATAAGGCTAACGTTCCTATTGTTCCTTCTTTAAAGAGACAAAAAAAGAAGACTGCCAAAGGATCCCTTAAGAAAACCTAAATGCAAAGACCATTGTCCCCATTTTCAACCACTTTCTTTTCATCTTTAGAAATATGACATAATTTGAGAAAGGTAGAAAATATATGGAATTTTTTGATGGAGTTACACAGTCGCCGGTTTATAAACGGATTCTTTTAAAATTGAGTGGAGAAGTATTGTCTGGAGAGACGGAACATTTGGATCTTGAGGTTGCTCGTAAAATTGCATACCAAATTGCTGAAATTTATAGTTTAGGGGTTGATATCGCCATTGTTATTGGCGGAGGCAATATTTGGAGGGGGACGATGGCCTCTCATTCGGAGTTTCTCGATAGATCCACTGCTGATTACATGGGAATGCTTGCGACCATTATTAATGGGCTGGCATTGCAGGGAGCCCTTGAACACTTAGGGATTCCCACACGGGTGCAAACGGCTATCGAAGTGAAAAACGTTGCTGAACCTTTTATTCGAAGAAGAGCGATTAGGCATTTGGAAAAGAAAAGGATCGTAATATTTGTAGCGGGTACAGGGAATCCCTTTTTTTCCACGGACACGGCTGCTGCCCTGCGTGCCAGTGAAATAGAAGCGCAAGTTATTCTTAAAGCGACAAAGGTGGAAGGGGTTTATGATAGTGATCCAAAAATCAATCCACAGGCTAAAAGATACGAACAATTAACTTATCTGGATGCAATACAGAACCGACTGACCATTATGGATTCAACAGCCTTTTCTTTGTGCATGGATAATCGTATTCCAATTATAGTTTTCGATATGTTCAAGCCTGGAAATCTTAAAGCGGTGGTTTGTGGTGCTCCTGTTGGAACATTGGTCTCAGATAAGGTAAAAAGCTCAATATGTTGATAGAGCTTGGTTTTTTTCTTTATTTTTTGTTATTATTTTGTCTACGCGATTATCGAGGGTCTTATGAGTATTGATGATGTGCTGTTGGAAGCGGAAGATAAGATGGAAAAATCTGTAGAAAAAACACGGATGGAGCTTGCTTCTTTACGTTCTGGAAAAGCTAATCCTGAAATGATATCGAATATCTCGGTAGAAGCCTATGAAACGCATATGAAACTAAAAGATTTGGCGGCCATTACGGCTCCAGATGTTAATTTGCTAGTAGTTCAGCCTTGGGATTTGACCCTGGTAGAATCTATACGTAAAGCTATCGAGGAATCGAAGCTTGGCTTTAATCCGGTGGTGGATGCTAAAATTATTAGAATCCCTATTCCACCCCTTTCAGAGGAAAGAAGAATGGAGCTAATCAAAGTGGCTAGAAAAATATCTGAGGAAGGTAGGGTTGGAATTAGGGCCATTCGCCGACATAGTCTAGAGGAATTAAAAAAATTAGGCAAAGAAGCACATATCAGTGAGGATGAAGTGGAACGAGCAGAAAAGGAAATCCAAAAGTTAACCGATCTCTATATAGAAAAGGTTGACAAGATGCTTGAAGTAAAAGAAAAGGATCTTCTGAAGGTATAATAGAATATGGCTCAAAAAAAAATTCTGATGATTGTTGGAGATTATGCGGAAGATTATGAAGTAATGGTTCCCTTTCAGTTTCTTTTGGGAATAGGGCACGAAGTCGTTGCTGTGTGTCCAGGAAAGAGCAAAGGACAAAAAATACAAACAGCGATTCATGATTTTGAAGGCGAGCAAACGTATTCTGAAAAAAAGGGGCATCTTTTTGAGCTGAATGCTGATTTTGAAAAAGTTGTACCTAAGGACTATGACGCTCTAGTGCTTCCAGGAGGTCGTGCCCCTGAGTATCTCAGACTTTATCCAAAAGTGATCGAATGTGTGCGCCATTTTTTTGATGAGCAAAAACCGGTGGCAGCCATTTGTCATGGCATACAGCTTTTAACGGCTGCAAAAGTTCTTTCGGGCTATCGCTTAACAGCTTATCCTACCGTGGGGCCAGAAGTCGATCTGAGTGGAGCAAGTTTTGTGCCAACCGGATTTGAAGAAGCCATTGTGGATAGGAATCTTGTCACTGCTCCTGGTTGGCCAGCTCATCCAAAGTGGCTATCCCTGTTTTTGTCACTTCTTGGAACAAAAGTTATTTGCTAAATTTTAAGTGCCTCTTTTAGATTTTATCCGGGCGGGGGAATACTTTTCGGGATCTATATTATAAAAAGAGAAAAACTCTGGCAGCTTGTAGTTTATTGCTAGACAGGCGGCCATTTCACCCACGGCTGGGGAAGTTTCAATTCCAGAGCCACCAAGAGCAGCAACCCAGAAAAAACCTCTTTCTTCAGGGTCAAACCCAATGACGGGGAGCTCATCCTCTACAAACGAACGAAGACCTGCCCATTTTCTGTTGATTTTATCGATCTTAATGGTAGTGGCTTGTTCTAGACGTTTGATGGCGAGTATACAATCTGCTTCCTCTGGTTTTGCATCGCAAGGAATCGATGGGGTTCGATCCGCAGGAGAAGCTAAGATTTCTTGACAATAAGGCTTGAAGTAAAATTCTTCACTGATTTCAAGGACCATTGGCCAATGCTCAACCGAATAATTTGTAGGTGGATCAAAAGTAATGACCGTTCTTCGTTTTGGAACGATCCCTAATGGTTTGATTGAGGCAAGGCAAGCCACTTCATCCGCCCAAGCTCCAGCGGCATTAATGAGAAGTGGGGCTTTAAACAGTTTATCATTTGCCTCTACTACCCATTCGGTCTGCTGCTTTTCAATCCTTTTGACAAAAGCCTTATAATAGATTTTTCCACCGCTTTGGAGGACTCCTTCAAGATACCCTTGCAATAGTTTTGGTTGATTAATGTCTTTTCCGGAGCTCTCGAGGATACAACCGCCTTCTACCGATTCTTTTTTTAATACTGGGACCATTTGAAGAGCTTCTTCAGAGGGGATTTTCCGTAAAGAAAGATGGGCAGATTGATTGTCCTTAAACCACCTTTCCAAAAATTCCTTTTTTTCCTTTCTTGCAATGAATAATGCATTTCTGGGAGTAGTGAGTGGAATAGAAAAAAAAGGTGCAGGGGGTGATTCAAAAAACTGCTTGCTGGCTTGCGTAAGAAGTCTAACAGAAGGAAGGCCATGACTTCCTCTAAAAAACACAGCGGATCTTCCAGTCGAATGGTATCCAGCGGAAGATTCTTTTTCTAATATAATCACAGAAAGTCCTTTAATCGCCAGATGAAATCCAACAGAAGCTCCTGCGATACCAGCACCGATAACAAGGCAATCTGCTCTTTCCATAAAATTGAATGCTATAGGAAAAAATAGCGTAATTGGAAAGGATAAGATAGATAGAAAATGTACGGAAAGCACCGTTACCTTGTAAAAAGTATGAGCTTGTTTATAAATAAAAAATATCCTAAATACGGATAGACAAAGAAAAAGGATAGAAAATTTGGTTAGAAAAAAAATTGGCGTTTCCTTTATCTTTTCCTTTTGTTTTTTTCTTCTTATTGAGAGCATCTTTGGTCGGCCGACTGTTTTTTGGATTTCAGAGCCTGTCGATCCTGCCGATGGTGTTGTTCTATATGGGGGAGGGTTTGATCCTAAGGAGGAAATATTTCTTTGGGCTGTGCCTGACGACGATCCTAAAACCAATTATATCCCCTTTTCTTTTGCTAAAGAAAAGCGAGTTGCGGTTGCTCCAATCCAGGTATCAGATCAATCTATAAAGTTTCAGATTCCAGCGGTTTTTCCTCCTGGAATATTTGGCATAGAAATCTCCGAAAATAGATTTTTGATCAATAGACCTCAAATAGAATGGTGCCAACCTGCTCGGCTTCTTCCAGGGTTAAAGCAAGATGAAACTTATCCAGGTTCCGAGCTATGTATTATTGGGAAAAATATCCTATTGACTACAGAAGATGCCCAACGGATGAAGGTTATTTTGGTACCGAAAAAAGATGGACAGCCTGTAATCCTAGAAGTGATAGAAGCTGAGAAATATTGTTGTCGGGTGAAAATTCCAGATAATCTATCCCCTGGTGAATTTAATCTGCTTGTTCATAACGGTCATGGAGGTCCTGCTGGATGGAGTGAGGCTTATTTTCTGAAGGTCGTTGCTGTGAATCCTTGGCCCAACAAAATTTTTAATGTCAAGGATTATGGAGCTAAAGGAAACGGGCTCACAGATGATTCTGAAGCTTTACGGAAGGCCTTACAGGCAGCCGATGCCAATGGAGGAGGCATAGTATATATTCCGGCGGGAACATACAAAGTGAGAGGTAGTTTTTTTATTCCGCCAAAAACTTTGTTGGAAGGGGATGGAATGGATTTTTCTTGGCTGAAGTGGCCGGATAATGCACCTCTTGGGGAAGGGGACTTTGTTAGCACCGCTTTCTTTTCCTCTGGGCAATTCTCCTTGGAAGAACTGTCGATAAGCATCAGAAATGCAAAACGGGTTCTTGTGGATAGTTCTGCCCTCAAAGATGAGGAGTTTATGGGAAATTCTAGAGATTGGGAAGATCTCTCAGCACTTTTTAAAGGGAAAGTAGCTCCATTGAAAGAATCTCCTTCTGATGTTTTTATTCGCAATGTTCGAATACAGTTTTTCCCTTTTTATGGATATCCAAAGGAAAATATTGAAAGTAGTCTCTTGTGGAAAATCCTAAAGTGGGGATTAGATCGAATGGACGGGTTAGGCTATTCTGTTGCTCTAGGCAGTCTAAGCAATGTCGAAATTTCAGGCTGTGAGATCATCGGCTTAAGGCAGAGAGCTGTGCATTTAAAAAACGGTCGAATTACCCAAAATAGTTTTTATAACCCAATGGGGGCTTTTTGCCTCACAGAAATAGGAGGCGAAAGACTGTTTGTTGAAGATAACTGGTTTGCAGATGAGTCTTCTTTTTATAGACGCCTTCTCCCATTGAGATATTTGTATGTTGCCCATAATCAATTTTCTGAATTTGGCAGAGGCAACAGGAAGGCTCTGTCTTTTAATCTTAATTTCCCGATGGGAAAAAAGAGGGAAACTCCCTTGAAACATTTTTCTTTGACAGCCAACCTCTCTGGCAACGAGATGTCTTTCAAAGAAAATATTTTGACGAAAGATTCTTTGGTGGGCCAAGAAATTGTAGTAATAGGGCATTCGAGTAAACGGGAATTTTTCGTAAGAAAAGTCATTGCCAATAGCGAACAAAAAATAACAATCGATCGAGGAACTCCTTTACCAGTAAATCAAGAAGTCACTATTTATTTTCTGCCATGGGATAGACCGTTGATTTCAATGGTTAGCTCTTCTGAAGCAATAAAGACAACTCTCACTGAGAAAAATATTTCCCCTGGGCTGGTTGGCATGGACGCTCTTATTATTTCAGGGAAAGGGGCTGGTCAGCTTAGGAAAATAACGGCATTAAATGCAAACACTCTTAGCCTTGATAAGCCCTGGGATATAGTTCCAGATTTTTCAAGCCTTTTGCTTTTTTATCAGTGGGAAGGAAAAGCCATTTTTTATGAAAATCAAAGCCAGGATTGTAGATTTCTTTTTCCTTTAAGCGGATTAGCCTATGATGTCATTTTTGATGGAAACCAGGTAAAAAGAACGCAAGGCATAATTGCTTCAAGTGGTTTTTTTATACAGTGGCTTAATAATGTCCTAGATGTTGCTGTTTCCTATCCAGTGGTTGAGAATAAGGATCCTTTAGACCAAGAAATTCGTAGCTTAAATTTTGGAGCCTTAGGCTTTCTAATTGATCCAAACATGACAAATCTTTCGAATGTTCCTTTCGAAGTGATTCGGGGGGGAATTCTACGATCGAACCGTTTAGCATTTGGACACCAGATTATTGTAGGATTAGGTAGCGAGGAAGGAGAATTTCCTGCTCAGGCTCTTTTAGCTAAAGACCTGCTTATCGATCACAATTGGTTTGAACATGGCCTTTTAGGTATTGAGCTGGATAAAGGAATACGGCAAGCACTTCTAATGCGTAATATTTTCTTCGATGTAAAAGAACCAATAAAAATAAAAGAAAAAAAGGAGATCATTGTTAAAGATTGACTCCTTCTCCTTTTCGATATTAAGACTTTCTTAATCCATATCTTAGAAAAGGCTTCTTAAAATTGTTATGGACAATGTCTTTGTTTTCATACTGGCTGGTGGAAGTGGAGAACGCTTTTGGCCAGTAAGCAGGAGAAATACACCAAAGCACTTAATCTCCTTTTTTTCTGATAAAACGCTTCTAGAAGAGACAATTGATAGGGTTAAAGGTTTCGTTCCAGAAGAAA
Coding sequences within:
- the uvrB gene encoding excinuclease ABC subunit UvrB, translated to MFAEALNKKFRVVSPFEPCGDQGKAIEELAAGIEAGTKHQVLLGVTGSGKTFTIAKCIEKVQRPTLVICHNKTLAAQLYSEYKQFFPDAAVEYFVSYFDYYQPEAYIPSTDTYIEKDSSVNVEIERLRLSATNSLLTRRDVIVVASVSCIYGLGSPEDYESLCCQVEVGQNLSRNQFLAMLIEMLYERNDVELTRGKFRVRGDVVEICHVSPDKGLRIEFFADRIDRITEFELLTGRSVCRLQKELIFPASHFVTTSEKLRKAIQSIRKELDERIAELESRGKLLEAQRLRLRTENDLEMLEELGFCSGIENYSRHLSGRAPGSAPYTLLDFFPKDFLTVIDESHATIPQIQGMYEGDMSRKRTLVEHGFRLPSALDNRPLSFTEFEQKIGQVIYVSATPGEYELRKTEGKVIEQIIRPTGLLDPEVEVRPLEGQIDDVIKESYDRIKDGQRVLILTLTKQTAEDLADYLRDLGFKVRYLHSELDAIERVEILRGLRAGDFDVLVGINLLREGLDLPEVSLVCILDADKEGYLRSEKSLIQIAGRAARHENGKVILYADVMTQSIQKLISVTQYRRNKQLLYNQEHGITPRSVKAKELVSLHGLIRSEAKEPIHLKGIDQNADYMEMIKELSAAMVEASARLEFEKAALYRDQIEELKRRLQNGKENKANVPIVPSLKRQKKKTAKGSLKKT
- the pyrH gene encoding UMP kinase gives rise to the protein MEFFDGVTQSPVYKRILLKLSGEVLSGETEHLDLEVARKIAYQIAEIYSLGVDIAIVIGGGNIWRGTMASHSEFLDRSTADYMGMLATIINGLALQGALEHLGIPTRVQTAIEVKNVAEPFIRRRAIRHLEKKRIVIFVAGTGNPFFSTDTAAALRASEIEAQVILKATKVEGVYDSDPKINPQAKRYEQLTYLDAIQNRLTIMDSTAFSLCMDNRIPIIVFDMFKPGNLKAVVCGAPVGTLVSDKVKSSIC
- the frr gene encoding ribosome recycling factor; its protein translation is MSIDDVLLEAEDKMEKSVEKTRMELASLRSGKANPEMISNISVEAYETHMKLKDLAAITAPDVNLLVVQPWDLTLVESIRKAIEESKLGFNPVVDAKIIRIPIPPLSEERRMELIKVARKISEEGRVGIRAIRRHSLEELKKLGKEAHISEDEVERAEKEIQKLTDLYIEKVDKMLEVKEKDLLKV
- a CDS encoding DJ-1/PfpI family protein yields the protein MAQKKILMIVGDYAEDYEVMVPFQFLLGIGHEVVAVCPGKSKGQKIQTAIHDFEGEQTYSEKKGHLFELNADFEKVVPKDYDALVLPGGRAPEYLRLYPKVIECVRHFFDEQKPVAAICHGIQLLTAAKVLSGYRLTAYPTVGPEVDLSGASFVPTGFEEAIVDRNLVTAPGWPAHPKWLSLFLSLLGTKVIC
- a CDS encoding NAD(P)/FAD-dependent oxidoreductase encodes the protein MERADCLVIGAGIAGASVGFHLAIKGLSVIILEKESSAGYHSTGRSAVFFRGSHGLPSVRLLTQASKQFFESPPAPFFSIPLTTPRNALFIARKEKKEFLERWFKDNQSAHLSLRKIPSEEALQMVPVLKKESVEGGCILESSGKDINQPKLLQGYLEGVLQSGGKIYYKAFVKRIEKQQTEWVVEANDKLFKAPLLINAAGAWADEVACLASIKPLGIVPKRRTVITFDPPTNYSVEHWPMVLEISEEFYFKPYCQEILASPADRTPSIPCDAKPEEADCILAIKRLEQATTIKIDKINRKWAGLRSFVEDELPVIGFDPEERGFFWVAALGGSGIETSPAVGEMAACLAINYKLPEFFSFYNIDPEKYSPARIKSKRGT
- a CDS encoding glycosyl hydrolase family 28-related protein, giving the protein MVRKKIGVSFIFSFCFFLLIESIFGRPTVFWISEPVDPADGVVLYGGGFDPKEEIFLWAVPDDDPKTNYIPFSFAKEKRVAVAPIQVSDQSIKFQIPAVFPPGIFGIEISENRFLINRPQIEWCQPARLLPGLKQDETYPGSELCIIGKNILLTTEDAQRMKVILVPKKDGQPVILEVIEAEKYCCRVKIPDNLSPGEFNLLVHNGHGGPAGWSEAYFLKVVAVNPWPNKIFNVKDYGAKGNGLTDDSEALRKALQAADANGGGIVYIPAGTYKVRGSFFIPPKTLLEGDGMDFSWLKWPDNAPLGEGDFVSTAFFSSGQFSLEELSISIRNAKRVLVDSSALKDEEFMGNSRDWEDLSALFKGKVAPLKESPSDVFIRNVRIQFFPFYGYPKENIESSLLWKILKWGLDRMDGLGYSVALGSLSNVEISGCEIIGLRQRAVHLKNGRITQNSFYNPMGAFCLTEIGGERLFVEDNWFADESSFYRRLLPLRYLYVAHNQFSEFGRGNRKALSFNLNFPMGKKRETPLKHFSLTANLSGNEMSFKENILTKDSLVGQEIVVIGHSSKREFFVRKVIANSEQKITIDRGTPLPVNQEVTIYFLPWDRPLISMVSSSEAIKTTLTEKNISPGLVGMDALIISGKGAGQLRKITALNANTLSLDKPWDIVPDFSSLLLFYQWEGKAIFYENQSQDCRFLFPLSGLAYDVIFDGNQVKRTQGIIASSGFFIQWLNNVLDVAVSYPVVENKDPLDQEIRSLNFGALGFLIDPNMTNLSNVPFEVIRGGILRSNRLAFGHQIIVGLGSEEGEFPAQALLAKDLLIDHNWFEHGLLGIELDKGIRQALLMRNIFFDVKEPIKIKEKKEIIVKD